The Cloeon dipterum chromosome 3, ieCloDipt1.1, whole genome shotgun sequence genome includes a region encoding these proteins:
- the LOC135940650 gene encoding uncharacterized protein LOC135940650 isoform X4: MEGDTVRNADNGQTSSPASLEMNAAFSPGLRDRDKKINSEERFYKAPGYRQKTNPPLPQASSSSKGESQKSESEQKKDKKHDGKPPTETRSKESKATDTKKEAKKSPKSADKDDRADAKSSSKRSTRRRSSRVLEKSKGQTDHLTEKAEPKRDADSLQEKVAKPISAGCVDATGEAAQTQPEERDVKADTPKPTRENENSGRRSEGKKKSIDSTEATIIVETRKVMEPEEKAKPAVSSGELQMIQGEPLTTESKEKAKPAATSGELQMIQVEPLAPHPVDAKNVVDVLHSQYLELIASIEPPPEQPLEEKVEVNLQDHQRSYAQQYLAESAGMRYPSQQRGEKVVLDQEVMQDYRRVFNFWEHQNKKYSEAKEKESSVITVVDGDLFSATCSLAHCVSEDFRMSSGIAVPFRRRFGHVAELLNQRKTSGEVAVLKNGNRFIYYLVTKELYMSKPEGLFRIWQCLAAMREHAMLYGVQDIAMPKIGCGKDHMHWPDVANAIQTTFANTGIRITVYQMQSDPIPAVCWPQLPPLKRPAPFPPNLSTPPPAKRPNAECWLPAPQEPNSMRTLYVQHVLTSNILDARPPIVRIFLASSKSCPPEDSAAMLNATFKFWNEFMLKERLLGTNVPLFAGQINALVVRDDPKEMINYQALHKAAKDLAKMTSALGIQRLAIQGFSLPNDKMATFKVITILRLAMVNQSLTLFVHWSEDPPYAHLIRHYQQLHNQQSQQSQEQIVQPVLGPDEYDY; encoded by the exons ATGGAAGGAGATACTGTACGAAATGCAGATAATGGACAAACATCATCCCCTGCGTCATTAG AAATGAATGCAGCTTTTTCGCCTGGCTTGAGggacagagataaaaaaattaactctgaAGAGAGATTCTACAAGGCTCCAGGCTACAGGCAGAAAACTAACCCACCTCTTCCACAAGCTTCCAGTTCATCTAAAGGCGAGTCTCAAAAGAGTGAATCAGAGCAAAAGAAGGATAAGAAGCATGATGGGAAGCCGCCGACAGAAACGCGTTCAAAGGAGAGCAAGGCAACAGACACGAAAAAGGAGGCAAAGAAGTCACCAAAATCAGCTGACAAAGATGACAGGGCTGATGCAAAATCCAGCTCAAAGAGGAGCACCAGAAGAAGGTCATCAAGAGTTCTTGAAAAGTCTAAAGGCCAAACAGATCATTTAACAGAGAAGGCTGAACCCAAAAGGGATGCTGACAGTTTGCAAGAGAAAGTTGCCAAACCCATTTCTGCAGGCTGTGTGGATGCTACTGGGGAAGCAGCCCAGACACAACCTGAGGAGCGAGATGTCAAAGCTGACACACCAAAGCCAACAAGGGAAAATGAAAACTCAGGAAGGCGTTCTGAGGGAAAGAAGAAAAGTATTGATTCTACAGAGGCAACTATAATAGTCGAGACAAGAAAAGTCATGGAGCCTGAAGAAAAAGCAAAGCCAGCAGTTAGCTCTGGAGAGCTGCAGATGATACAGGGGGAGCCACTGACTACGGAGTCTAAAGAAAAAGCAAAGCCAGCAGCTACCTCAGGAGAACTGCAAATGATACAGGTGGAGCCACTGGCACCCCATCCTGTGGATGCTAAAAATGTGGTGGATGTATTGCACAGCCAATATTTGGAATTGATAGCCAGCATAGAACCTCCACCAGAGCAACCACTAGAAGAGAAAGTTGAAGTAAATTTGCAAGACCATCAAAGAAGCTATGCTCAACAATATCTCGCCGAGTCTGCAGGAATGAGGTATCCAAGCCAGCAAAGAGGTGAAAAGGTTGTGCTCGACCAAGAAGTCATGCAAGACTATAGAAGGGTCTTTAACTTCTGGGaacatcaaaacaaaaaatattctgaag ccAAAGAAAAGGAATCAAGCGTGATTACGGTTGTGGATGGAGACTTGTTTTCCGCAACCTGCTCGTTGGCTCATTGCGTCTCGGAGGACTTTCGCATGAGTTCTGGCATCGCTGTGCCCTTTCGCAGGCGCTTTGGACATGTGGCTGAACTGCTCAACCAACGCAAAACCAGCGGAGAGGTCGCAGTGCTGAAAAACGGAAACCGATTCATCTACTACCTGGTGACAAAAGAGCTATACATGAGCAAACCTGAGGGCCTCTTCCGGATATGGCAATGCTTGGCCGCAATGAGGGAACACGCTATGCTGTACGGGGTGCAGGATATTGCCATGCCAAAGATTGGATGCGGCAAGGACCACATGCATTGGCCAGACGTGGCCAATGCAATCCAGACAACCTTTGCCAACACTGGGATCAGAATCACTGTGTATCAAATGCAGTCAGAT CCGATTCCAGCAGTCTGCTGGCCCCAATTGCCTCCTCTGAAGCGTCCGGCTCCATTCCCGCCAAACTTGTCCACCCCTCCCCCCGCTAAGCGACCCAATGCTGAATGCTGGCTGCCTGCTCCACAGGAGCCCAATTCTATGCGCACCCTGTATGTGCAGCACGTTCTCACCAGCAACATACTGGACGCAAGGCCGCCGATTGTGCGCATCTTTTTGGCCTCTAGCAAGTCGTGTCCTCCGGAAGATAGTGCCGCCATGCTGAACGCGACCTTCAAGTTCTGGAATGAGTTCATGCTGAAGGAGCGGCTGTTGGGCACCAACGTGCCCCTCTTTGCGGGCCAAATCAACGCGTTGGTGGTGCGAGACGATCCTAAGGAAATGATTAACTATCAGGCTCTGCACAAGGCTGCCAAAGACCTGGCCAAGATGACCAGCGCGCTTGGCATTCAGCGGCTAGCCATTCAAGGATTTTCCTTGCCCAACGATAAAATGGCCACATtcaag GTTATCACCATTCTAAGACTTGCTATGGTCAACCAAAGCCTTACTCTGTTCGTCCATTGGTCTGAGGATCCACCTTATGCTCACCTCATCAGGCACTACCAACAGCTCCACAACCAACAAAGCCAGCAATCTCAAGAGCAAATTGTCCAACCTGTTTTGGGTCCAGACGAGTATGATTACTAG
- the LOC135940650 gene encoding uncharacterized protein LOC135940650 isoform X1: MEKGPSFFYQNITNNYDGGEKPEKLHDVCDVSADFDVTALHVLEAALALNRLREAAHIEITRMEGDTVRNADNGQTSSPASLEMNAAFSPGLRDRDKKINSEERFYKAPGYRQKTNPPLPQASSSSKGESQKSESEQKKDKKHDGKPPTETRSKESKATDTKKEAKKSPKSADKDDRADAKSSSKRSTRRRSSRVLEKSKGQTDHLTEKAEPKRDADSLQEKVAKPISAGCVDATGEAAQTQPEERDVKADTPKPTRENENSGRRSEGKKKSIDSTEATIIVETRKVMEPEEKAKPAVSSGELQMIQGEPLTTESKEKAKPAATSGELQMIQVEPLAPHPVDAKNVVDVLHSQYLELIASIEPPPEQPLEEKVEVNLQDHQRSYAQQYLAESAGMRYPSQQRGEKVVLDQEVMQDYRRVFNFWEHQNKKYSEAKEKESSVITVVDGDLFSATCSLAHCVSEDFRMSSGIAVPFRRRFGHVAELLNQRKTSGEVAVLKNGNRFIYYLVTKELYMSKPEGLFRIWQCLAAMREHAMLYGVQDIAMPKIGCGKDHMHWPDVANAIQTTFANTGIRITVYQMQSDPIPAVCWPQLPPLKRPAPFPPNLSTPPPAKRPNAECWLPAPQEPNSMRTLYVQHVLTSNILDARPPIVRIFLASSKSCPPEDSAAMLNATFKFWNEFMLKERLLGTNVPLFAGQINALVVRDDPKEMINYQALHKAAKDLAKMTSALGIQRLAIQGFSLPNDKMATFKVITILRLAMVNQSLTLFVHWSEDPPYAHLIRHYQQLHNQQSQQSQEQIVQPVLGPDEYDY; the protein is encoded by the exons ATGGAGAAAGGGCCatcgtttttttatcaaaacattaCCAACAATTATGATGGCGGGGAAAAACCGGAGAAATTGCATGATGTGTGCGACGTGTCGGCCGATTTTGATGTTACAGCCTTGCATGTTTTAGAGGCTGCGCTTGCTTTGAACCGTCTGCGCGAGGCGGCCCATATCGAAATCACTCGGATGGAAGGAGATACTGTACGAAATGCAGATAATGGACAAACATCATCCCCTGCGTCATTAG AAATGAATGCAGCTTTTTCGCCTGGCTTGAGggacagagataaaaaaattaactctgaAGAGAGATTCTACAAGGCTCCAGGCTACAGGCAGAAAACTAACCCACCTCTTCCACAAGCTTCCAGTTCATCTAAAGGCGAGTCTCAAAAGAGTGAATCAGAGCAAAAGAAGGATAAGAAGCATGATGGGAAGCCGCCGACAGAAACGCGTTCAAAGGAGAGCAAGGCAACAGACACGAAAAAGGAGGCAAAGAAGTCACCAAAATCAGCTGACAAAGATGACAGGGCTGATGCAAAATCCAGCTCAAAGAGGAGCACCAGAAGAAGGTCATCAAGAGTTCTTGAAAAGTCTAAAGGCCAAACAGATCATTTAACAGAGAAGGCTGAACCCAAAAGGGATGCTGACAGTTTGCAAGAGAAAGTTGCCAAACCCATTTCTGCAGGCTGTGTGGATGCTACTGGGGAAGCAGCCCAGACACAACCTGAGGAGCGAGATGTCAAAGCTGACACACCAAAGCCAACAAGGGAAAATGAAAACTCAGGAAGGCGTTCTGAGGGAAAGAAGAAAAGTATTGATTCTACAGAGGCAACTATAATAGTCGAGACAAGAAAAGTCATGGAGCCTGAAGAAAAAGCAAAGCCAGCAGTTAGCTCTGGAGAGCTGCAGATGATACAGGGGGAGCCACTGACTACGGAGTCTAAAGAAAAAGCAAAGCCAGCAGCTACCTCAGGAGAACTGCAAATGATACAGGTGGAGCCACTGGCACCCCATCCTGTGGATGCTAAAAATGTGGTGGATGTATTGCACAGCCAATATTTGGAATTGATAGCCAGCATAGAACCTCCACCAGAGCAACCACTAGAAGAGAAAGTTGAAGTAAATTTGCAAGACCATCAAAGAAGCTATGCTCAACAATATCTCGCCGAGTCTGCAGGAATGAGGTATCCAAGCCAGCAAAGAGGTGAAAAGGTTGTGCTCGACCAAGAAGTCATGCAAGACTATAGAAGGGTCTTTAACTTCTGGGaacatcaaaacaaaaaatattctgaag ccAAAGAAAAGGAATCAAGCGTGATTACGGTTGTGGATGGAGACTTGTTTTCCGCAACCTGCTCGTTGGCTCATTGCGTCTCGGAGGACTTTCGCATGAGTTCTGGCATCGCTGTGCCCTTTCGCAGGCGCTTTGGACATGTGGCTGAACTGCTCAACCAACGCAAAACCAGCGGAGAGGTCGCAGTGCTGAAAAACGGAAACCGATTCATCTACTACCTGGTGACAAAAGAGCTATACATGAGCAAACCTGAGGGCCTCTTCCGGATATGGCAATGCTTGGCCGCAATGAGGGAACACGCTATGCTGTACGGGGTGCAGGATATTGCCATGCCAAAGATTGGATGCGGCAAGGACCACATGCATTGGCCAGACGTGGCCAATGCAATCCAGACAACCTTTGCCAACACTGGGATCAGAATCACTGTGTATCAAATGCAGTCAGAT CCGATTCCAGCAGTCTGCTGGCCCCAATTGCCTCCTCTGAAGCGTCCGGCTCCATTCCCGCCAAACTTGTCCACCCCTCCCCCCGCTAAGCGACCCAATGCTGAATGCTGGCTGCCTGCTCCACAGGAGCCCAATTCTATGCGCACCCTGTATGTGCAGCACGTTCTCACCAGCAACATACTGGACGCAAGGCCGCCGATTGTGCGCATCTTTTTGGCCTCTAGCAAGTCGTGTCCTCCGGAAGATAGTGCCGCCATGCTGAACGCGACCTTCAAGTTCTGGAATGAGTTCATGCTGAAGGAGCGGCTGTTGGGCACCAACGTGCCCCTCTTTGCGGGCCAAATCAACGCGTTGGTGGTGCGAGACGATCCTAAGGAAATGATTAACTATCAGGCTCTGCACAAGGCTGCCAAAGACCTGGCCAAGATGACCAGCGCGCTTGGCATTCAGCGGCTAGCCATTCAAGGATTTTCCTTGCCCAACGATAAAATGGCCACATtcaag GTTATCACCATTCTAAGACTTGCTATGGTCAACCAAAGCCTTACTCTGTTCGTCCATTGGTCTGAGGATCCACCTTATGCTCACCTCATCAGGCACTACCAACAGCTCCACAACCAACAAAGCCAGCAATCTCAAGAGCAAATTGTCCAACCTGTTTTGGGTCCAGACGAGTATGATTACTAG
- the LOC135940650 gene encoding uncharacterized protein LOC135940650 isoform X2: MHVDTSYTAAAVIVIILMMLRVVKLFLKICGLLRMDRLENLKQMNAAFSPGLRDRDKKINSEERFYKAPGYRQKTNPPLPQASSSSKGESQKSESEQKKDKKHDGKPPTETRSKESKATDTKKEAKKSPKSADKDDRADAKSSSKRSTRRRSSRVLEKSKGQTDHLTEKAEPKRDADSLQEKVAKPISAGCVDATGEAAQTQPEERDVKADTPKPTRENENSGRRSEGKKKSIDSTEATIIVETRKVMEPEEKAKPAVSSGELQMIQGEPLTTESKEKAKPAATSGELQMIQVEPLAPHPVDAKNVVDVLHSQYLELIASIEPPPEQPLEEKVEVNLQDHQRSYAQQYLAESAGMRYPSQQRGEKVVLDQEVMQDYRRVFNFWEHQNKKYSEAKEKESSVITVVDGDLFSATCSLAHCVSEDFRMSSGIAVPFRRRFGHVAELLNQRKTSGEVAVLKNGNRFIYYLVTKELYMSKPEGLFRIWQCLAAMREHAMLYGVQDIAMPKIGCGKDHMHWPDVANAIQTTFANTGIRITVYQMQSDPIPAVCWPQLPPLKRPAPFPPNLSTPPPAKRPNAECWLPAPQEPNSMRTLYVQHVLTSNILDARPPIVRIFLASSKSCPPEDSAAMLNATFKFWNEFMLKERLLGTNVPLFAGQINALVVRDDPKEMINYQALHKAAKDLAKMTSALGIQRLAIQGFSLPNDKMATFKVITILRLAMVNQSLTLFVHWSEDPPYAHLIRHYQQLHNQQSQQSQEQIVQPVLGPDEYDY; the protein is encoded by the exons ATGCACGTTGATACATCATACACTGCGGCGGCAGTAATCGTGATCATATTAATGATGCTGAGAGTAGTAAAACTGTTCTTAAAAATCTGCGGACTGTTACGCATGGACCGACTAGAAAATCTTAAAC AAATGAATGCAGCTTTTTCGCCTGGCTTGAGggacagagataaaaaaattaactctgaAGAGAGATTCTACAAGGCTCCAGGCTACAGGCAGAAAACTAACCCACCTCTTCCACAAGCTTCCAGTTCATCTAAAGGCGAGTCTCAAAAGAGTGAATCAGAGCAAAAGAAGGATAAGAAGCATGATGGGAAGCCGCCGACAGAAACGCGTTCAAAGGAGAGCAAGGCAACAGACACGAAAAAGGAGGCAAAGAAGTCACCAAAATCAGCTGACAAAGATGACAGGGCTGATGCAAAATCCAGCTCAAAGAGGAGCACCAGAAGAAGGTCATCAAGAGTTCTTGAAAAGTCTAAAGGCCAAACAGATCATTTAACAGAGAAGGCTGAACCCAAAAGGGATGCTGACAGTTTGCAAGAGAAAGTTGCCAAACCCATTTCTGCAGGCTGTGTGGATGCTACTGGGGAAGCAGCCCAGACACAACCTGAGGAGCGAGATGTCAAAGCTGACACACCAAAGCCAACAAGGGAAAATGAAAACTCAGGAAGGCGTTCTGAGGGAAAGAAGAAAAGTATTGATTCTACAGAGGCAACTATAATAGTCGAGACAAGAAAAGTCATGGAGCCTGAAGAAAAAGCAAAGCCAGCAGTTAGCTCTGGAGAGCTGCAGATGATACAGGGGGAGCCACTGACTACGGAGTCTAAAGAAAAAGCAAAGCCAGCAGCTACCTCAGGAGAACTGCAAATGATACAGGTGGAGCCACTGGCACCCCATCCTGTGGATGCTAAAAATGTGGTGGATGTATTGCACAGCCAATATTTGGAATTGATAGCCAGCATAGAACCTCCACCAGAGCAACCACTAGAAGAGAAAGTTGAAGTAAATTTGCAAGACCATCAAAGAAGCTATGCTCAACAATATCTCGCCGAGTCTGCAGGAATGAGGTATCCAAGCCAGCAAAGAGGTGAAAAGGTTGTGCTCGACCAAGAAGTCATGCAAGACTATAGAAGGGTCTTTAACTTCTGGGaacatcaaaacaaaaaatattctgaag ccAAAGAAAAGGAATCAAGCGTGATTACGGTTGTGGATGGAGACTTGTTTTCCGCAACCTGCTCGTTGGCTCATTGCGTCTCGGAGGACTTTCGCATGAGTTCTGGCATCGCTGTGCCCTTTCGCAGGCGCTTTGGACATGTGGCTGAACTGCTCAACCAACGCAAAACCAGCGGAGAGGTCGCAGTGCTGAAAAACGGAAACCGATTCATCTACTACCTGGTGACAAAAGAGCTATACATGAGCAAACCTGAGGGCCTCTTCCGGATATGGCAATGCTTGGCCGCAATGAGGGAACACGCTATGCTGTACGGGGTGCAGGATATTGCCATGCCAAAGATTGGATGCGGCAAGGACCACATGCATTGGCCAGACGTGGCCAATGCAATCCAGACAACCTTTGCCAACACTGGGATCAGAATCACTGTGTATCAAATGCAGTCAGAT CCGATTCCAGCAGTCTGCTGGCCCCAATTGCCTCCTCTGAAGCGTCCGGCTCCATTCCCGCCAAACTTGTCCACCCCTCCCCCCGCTAAGCGACCCAATGCTGAATGCTGGCTGCCTGCTCCACAGGAGCCCAATTCTATGCGCACCCTGTATGTGCAGCACGTTCTCACCAGCAACATACTGGACGCAAGGCCGCCGATTGTGCGCATCTTTTTGGCCTCTAGCAAGTCGTGTCCTCCGGAAGATAGTGCCGCCATGCTGAACGCGACCTTCAAGTTCTGGAATGAGTTCATGCTGAAGGAGCGGCTGTTGGGCACCAACGTGCCCCTCTTTGCGGGCCAAATCAACGCGTTGGTGGTGCGAGACGATCCTAAGGAAATGATTAACTATCAGGCTCTGCACAAGGCTGCCAAAGACCTGGCCAAGATGACCAGCGCGCTTGGCATTCAGCGGCTAGCCATTCAAGGATTTTCCTTGCCCAACGATAAAATGGCCACATtcaag GTTATCACCATTCTAAGACTTGCTATGGTCAACCAAAGCCTTACTCTGTTCGTCCATTGGTCTGAGGATCCACCTTATGCTCACCTCATCAGGCACTACCAACAGCTCCACAACCAACAAAGCCAGCAATCTCAAGAGCAAATTGTCCAACCTGTTTTGGGTCCAGACGAGTATGATTACTAG
- the LOC135940650 gene encoding uncharacterized protein LOC135940650 isoform X3: MEKGPSFFYQNITNNYDGGEKPEKLHDVCDVSADFDVTALHVLEAALALNRLREAAHIEITRMEGDTVRNADNGQTSSPASLEMNAAFSPGLRDRDKKINSEERFYKAPGYRQKTNPPLPQASSSSKGESQKSESEQKKDKKHDGKPPTETRSKESKATDTKKEAKKSPKSADKDDRADAKSSSKRSTRRRSSRVLEKSKGQTDHLTEKAEPKRDADSLQEKVAKPISAGCVDATGEAAQTQPEERDVKADTPKPTRENENSGRRSEGKKKSIDSTEATIIVETRKVMEPEEKAKPAVSSGELQMIQGEPLTTESKEKAKPAATSGELQMIQVEPLAPHPVDAKNVVDVLHSQYLELIASIEPPPEQPLEEKVEVNLQDHQRSYAQQYLAESAGMRYPSQQRGEKVVLDQEVMQDYRRVFNFWEHQNKKYSEAKEKESSVITVVDGDLFSATCSLAHCVSEDFRMSSGIAVPFRRRFGHVAELLNQRKTSGEVAVLKNGNRFIYYLVTKELYMSKPEGLFRIWQCLAAMREHAMLYGVQDIAMPKIGCGKDHMHWPDVANAIQTTFANTGIRITVYQMQSDEPNSMRTLYVQHVLTSNILDARPPIVRIFLASSKSCPPEDSAAMLNATFKFWNEFMLKERLLGTNVPLFAGQINALVVRDDPKEMINYQALHKAAKDLAKMTSALGIQRLAIQGFSLPNDKMATFKVITILRLAMVNQSLTLFVHWSEDPPYAHLIRHYQQLHNQQSQQSQEQIVQPVLGPDEYDY; this comes from the exons ATGGAGAAAGGGCCatcgtttttttatcaaaacattaCCAACAATTATGATGGCGGGGAAAAACCGGAGAAATTGCATGATGTGTGCGACGTGTCGGCCGATTTTGATGTTACAGCCTTGCATGTTTTAGAGGCTGCGCTTGCTTTGAACCGTCTGCGCGAGGCGGCCCATATCGAAATCACTCGGATGGAAGGAGATACTGTACGAAATGCAGATAATGGACAAACATCATCCCCTGCGTCATTAG AAATGAATGCAGCTTTTTCGCCTGGCTTGAGggacagagataaaaaaattaactctgaAGAGAGATTCTACAAGGCTCCAGGCTACAGGCAGAAAACTAACCCACCTCTTCCACAAGCTTCCAGTTCATCTAAAGGCGAGTCTCAAAAGAGTGAATCAGAGCAAAAGAAGGATAAGAAGCATGATGGGAAGCCGCCGACAGAAACGCGTTCAAAGGAGAGCAAGGCAACAGACACGAAAAAGGAGGCAAAGAAGTCACCAAAATCAGCTGACAAAGATGACAGGGCTGATGCAAAATCCAGCTCAAAGAGGAGCACCAGAAGAAGGTCATCAAGAGTTCTTGAAAAGTCTAAAGGCCAAACAGATCATTTAACAGAGAAGGCTGAACCCAAAAGGGATGCTGACAGTTTGCAAGAGAAAGTTGCCAAACCCATTTCTGCAGGCTGTGTGGATGCTACTGGGGAAGCAGCCCAGACACAACCTGAGGAGCGAGATGTCAAAGCTGACACACCAAAGCCAACAAGGGAAAATGAAAACTCAGGAAGGCGTTCTGAGGGAAAGAAGAAAAGTATTGATTCTACAGAGGCAACTATAATAGTCGAGACAAGAAAAGTCATGGAGCCTGAAGAAAAAGCAAAGCCAGCAGTTAGCTCTGGAGAGCTGCAGATGATACAGGGGGAGCCACTGACTACGGAGTCTAAAGAAAAAGCAAAGCCAGCAGCTACCTCAGGAGAACTGCAAATGATACAGGTGGAGCCACTGGCACCCCATCCTGTGGATGCTAAAAATGTGGTGGATGTATTGCACAGCCAATATTTGGAATTGATAGCCAGCATAGAACCTCCACCAGAGCAACCACTAGAAGAGAAAGTTGAAGTAAATTTGCAAGACCATCAAAGAAGCTATGCTCAACAATATCTCGCCGAGTCTGCAGGAATGAGGTATCCAAGCCAGCAAAGAGGTGAAAAGGTTGTGCTCGACCAAGAAGTCATGCAAGACTATAGAAGGGTCTTTAACTTCTGGGaacatcaaaacaaaaaatattctgaag ccAAAGAAAAGGAATCAAGCGTGATTACGGTTGTGGATGGAGACTTGTTTTCCGCAACCTGCTCGTTGGCTCATTGCGTCTCGGAGGACTTTCGCATGAGTTCTGGCATCGCTGTGCCCTTTCGCAGGCGCTTTGGACATGTGGCTGAACTGCTCAACCAACGCAAAACCAGCGGAGAGGTCGCAGTGCTGAAAAACGGAAACCGATTCATCTACTACCTGGTGACAAAAGAGCTATACATGAGCAAACCTGAGGGCCTCTTCCGGATATGGCAATGCTTGGCCGCAATGAGGGAACACGCTATGCTGTACGGGGTGCAGGATATTGCCATGCCAAAGATTGGATGCGGCAAGGACCACATGCATTGGCCAGACGTGGCCAATGCAATCCAGACAACCTTTGCCAACACTGGGATCAGAATCACTGTGTATCAAATGCAGTCAGAT GAGCCCAATTCTATGCGCACCCTGTATGTGCAGCACGTTCTCACCAGCAACATACTGGACGCAAGGCCGCCGATTGTGCGCATCTTTTTGGCCTCTAGCAAGTCGTGTCCTCCGGAAGATAGTGCCGCCATGCTGAACGCGACCTTCAAGTTCTGGAATGAGTTCATGCTGAAGGAGCGGCTGTTGGGCACCAACGTGCCCCTCTTTGCGGGCCAAATCAACGCGTTGGTGGTGCGAGACGATCCTAAGGAAATGATTAACTATCAGGCTCTGCACAAGGCTGCCAAAGACCTGGCCAAGATGACCAGCGCGCTTGGCATTCAGCGGCTAGCCATTCAAGGATTTTCCTTGCCCAACGATAAAATGGCCACATtcaag GTTATCACCATTCTAAGACTTGCTATGGTCAACCAAAGCCTTACTCTGTTCGTCCATTGGTCTGAGGATCCACCTTATGCTCACCTCATCAGGCACTACCAACAGCTCCACAACCAACAAAGCCAGCAATCTCAAGAGCAAATTGTCCAACCTGTTTTGGGTCCAGACGAGTATGATTACTAG
- the LOC135940657 gene encoding mortality factor 4-like protein 1 — protein sequence MVKTKFTEGERVLCYHGILLYEAKCLEHRVSDKVIEFKVHYAGWNKSWDEWVPEDRILKYNEASLQKQKELKKEYELSKVPKKKGVKRKSEAPKAEASTTSSSRASTPSSEASSVKTPVTASGKTPLAPPTPKETSEPEAKIMVLEPVQVKEDIVEKPAAEQKDEILLQELIIPENLKKVLVDDWYLIQKQDKLYNLPAKETVRDVLDNFIQFRVVKTNCDKSGESALREVAKGICTYFDVLLGKQLLYKFERPQYAEILQKHPFTAMSQIYGAPHLLRLFSWKGSLVSKSQFDENSCEYLNKHFKTIIKYLADNKNTLFNTDNYMTSTPEYHRRVI from the exons atggtGAAGACCAAGTTTACAGAAG GTGAAAGAGTCCTTTGTTATCATGGCATTTTGTTGTATGAGGCCAAATGCCTCGAACATCGAGTCAGCGACAAAGTTATTGAATTCAAAGTCCACTACGCTGGATGGAATAAAAG CTGGGATGAATGGGTACCTGAAGACAGAATTCTGAAGTACAACGAGGCCAGTTTACAAAAACAGAAGGAACTGAAGAAAGAATATGAGCTGTC GAAAGTACCTAAGAAAAAAGGTGTGAAGAGAAAATCTGAAGCACCGAAAGCAGAGGCTTCGAcaacgagcagcagcagagcaTCCACACCATCATCTGAAGCATCATCTGTCAAAACACCAGTGACTGCGTCTGGCAAGACACCGTTGGCGCCACCAACACCAAAGGAAACATCAGAACCAGAAGCTAAGATCATGGTGTTGGAACCTGTTCAGGTCAAAGAAGACATTGTTGAAAAGCCTGCTGCAGAGCAAAAGGATGAAATCCTTCTGCAAGAGCTGATCATTCCTGAAAACCTGAAAAAAGTTCTCGTTGATGACTGGTACCTGATTCAGAAGCAAGACAAACTTTACAATCTTCCCGCAAAGGAGACAGTCCGAGATGTGCTCGACAATTTCATCCAATTCAGGGTTGTCAAGACCAATTGCGATAAGAGTGGTGAAAGTGCGTTGAGGGAAGTTGCTAAAg GTATCTGCACCTACTTTGACGTCCTGCTTGGAAAACAACTATTGTACAAATTCGAGAGGCCACAGTATGCAGAGATTCTGCAAAAACACCCTTTTACAGCCATGAGCCAAATATATGGAGCCCCACATCTCTTGAGGCTATTCTCTTGGAAAGGAAGCTTGGTGTCTAAGTCACAGTTTGACGAAAACAGCTGTGAATATTTGAATAAGCACTTCAAAACGATCATCAAATATCTTGCAGACAACAAGAATACTTTGTTCAACACCGATAACTACATGACGTCCACTCCGGAATACCATCGCAGGGTTatctaa